A stretch of DNA from Thunnus thynnus chromosome 16, fThuThy2.1, whole genome shotgun sequence:
GACTGACATTTTCCTCCACACCAACCCAACAGCCAATGTACTGAAATTGTGTGGTGACATTGTTGATTAAGCAGACATTTAGTGTATGGTGTGTGTGAAATTACAGTGCAATGGGTTTGTTGGTGTATAGAGATgcagtgtcagtgtgtttgcatggATGTGTGGATGTTTGTTTGTACTGCTTGTGTGTTACTTATCCAAAAGTGGAATAATTACAAGGACGTGACCATAAGAATGGAATACATTTGACTTTGAACCAGCACTGTGGATGACTCAAGCCAGAGCACTGCACCCCAAACTGCTGGGATAATCATCAGCAGTCAAGTGCTGCCATCTAGTGACACaataaagtgcttttttttaacacaaaatacagccaAAAATGACACTCAACTGCTGAATATGTTGAGTCAGTCACTGGAAAACAGAATTTAAGGAGTAGATTCTGCTAAAAACTTTGATAAGTAAggcagttttaaatgttttcttttcttaacAAAATCAATATTCACGAATGTATCATCCTGCCAtgcttcctgtctttttctcacTCCTCCCTGGATCCCTCAGCCTCCTTCAGATCAATGTGACTTCATTAATTCCATCAGGGCAACTACTGTGTATGATTAAAACAGATGTCACCCTAGGCATGGGAAAAAGAGAACAGTAATCTGATGACACTGATGACTTATTAGCAAAGTTAaaggtttttccttttatttcccAGCAAATTATAAAACATCTAAAGCCAGATAAAGAATACAACATTATCTGTTACTATGCTCTCTGACTAAGCAAACTTAGATTGGTGTACTGAATTTATTTCATCTTCATTGCACGCAgtaaaattaaatacagtaaagCTGAATAGcaaatgacaaatgaacaaaatcatTTCAAGCATTGTGAATTTATTTGTAGCAGACTTTATGGATTACAGATGAGTGAAGCAACCTTCCACCGCCCAAGGTTCAATAAAGATGtaagaataatataaataatactgcTGTTTAGTTGGATTACATGCAAAACCTGTACGCATTACAAATTACTgtggaaagaaagaagaattTCATTGTAGgattattttacatacatttggTGTGGGTATTGCAAATTTATACTAATCACAGTTGGTACACATGGAAACAATGTTAGGGCAATAACTTAACCTTGATCAGTGAAGTTAATCCGTATAATCAAAACAGGTCACACCTATTCTATGCACCTATTAAAAGTACACCACAGCTACCATCTTCTAAGGACCTTTCTCTCTGAGAAAAGACCTGGACCTGTACATCCAATAAACATGAACAACAACCAATCAATGGTAGGTAAAGGTAAAgctgtgcagacacacaaaagTTAAACTTGTTGAAAAAGTATTTCCATGGTCATAACggacagacagaaggaggactTTTGAGTTTCTTCCTACTTGTTCAGACCTGGGGATAAATGGCGTAACTACCTATGCCACACTGATTCTGTTTCTTCCTGGACATCTTGATGTATCCTTTGTCTCCCCATTCTAGACCCCAGCtagagaaacacacaaattacCAACAATATTTAGCTGCtatatgtaaaacatgattATGATCATAATACTACTTAGTATGTAGAGACATAATGATGTGTACACTGATAGAAGTAAATTAAATGTAGCAGTTCACATTCATGCTTGATTTAAGAAGTTGACAGCATCCTgatttttcacttcattttggCAGTTATGAATAAAATGCTGCTAAAGCTTTCTGTGAAAACTGCAACTGATTTGACGGTTTGCAATGTGACACCTCTTGCTGACAGTTAGCAAGAGAGCAACccacaatttaaaatatgagCAACCTTACCTGTTCTTGACCAGCCAGTAGTCCAATCCGTTTTCAGTGCCATAACCTACAGCCAGCACAGCGTGGTTCAACGCTGAGCTTTGGCAGTGTGGCTCATCATACACTcctagaaacacacacacagattagaCAGTAGGTTAGGTTAAAAAAtactctttttttgtatttgataAGAATATTTTCGATAAAGGGCAAAATAAAACTGTTCACCTGATTTATAGAGCTGGAAGGATGGCTGAGAAGCATCGATGGCAACTGACACAGGACCAATGGTGGCCACAGCATCCCTCAGGGCATCTTCATCATTGCTTTTCACATTAACGTAGCCTGTGCAGTTGGCACCAATCTTAGCAGGGTCGTAACGGCACTTTCCATCCTATTTGAGAGAGAATATTTACCAAGGACACATAATGGAAATGGTGATTAAATGTCCACAGAGAACATTTTCTGCCTATTACATTCTCAAAAGATTGAACTTTAGAGATTTCTGTCCATGAAATGGTTATTGTATGCTTTGTATTGAAGGACTGCCTCAGGGTTTATGTCTTTGTGtatccactagatggcagtgttGTAAATCTCTCACACGGAGTACCATAATTTTCACACCCCTTGAACACCTTCTGAAGGATTTAATTTGCACAATAAGAAAGATCACTCCTTTCTTTCAGCGTACCTTCACATTGTCTCTACACACTGCTTCTTATCATGATCATGGAAAATGGCTGTTTTAAAGACTATGTCTTACATCCagataaaatcaacaaaatcattTCTGTTTACCTTGGCCTCATAAGGGTAGGAGTCCTCTGTGTCTAGTCCTCCGTTCTCTTTGATGTACCTGAAGGCATCGTGCATCCAGCCTCCACTACAGCCCATGTTGCCATAGTCCCTGGAGCAGTCAACCAACTGCTGCTCGCTGAGAGACACCAGCTTCCCTGTCTTCTTGAAGATCTGACCCTCCAGCGAGCCAGTCTGGAAGAGGGATAAGTGAatttgtaaaaagaaaacatttgtataCAGTTTCTTGCATCACTGCAGGAGAGGATAATGAGTAAAGTTGTACATACTGCACTGAAGGCCCAGCAGGAGCCGCAGTTCTTCTGATTCTTGACCTCGGTGACATATCCCTTGTCCCTCCAGTCAACATAGTCGGGCAGATCAGCTCCCTCCGGCAGCTTGATGAAGTCAGAGCCACTGCGAGGCACAGAGGCATTGAAGAGGCCCAGACAGCCCTTGTAAATCAGTTTGTACTCTTCGTTTTCCTGGTGAGGAGGAACACTTGTTAGGGTCTTCATCCACAATGTCATTCACTTTATCCTCACAATCTAATTGCCACCAAATGACAAACACTTTTGCTTTTCTTCTGATTTAAGCTGATACACCCGAGGCCACTAACTCCGGGTCCAGACCCAGATTCCATCCTATCCAGACCTGGACGTGTAACCGATAAATTATTTAGAATTAGTGAAATTTGACGGAGCGTTTCTATTTTAACCGGCGCAGCTTTTCTAGCCTTTACGGAATTGATTTACCTGCCCAGGAAACTCACAGACCAATTGCATGCGTCGTAAATCATCGCACGTGATGCTactcagccaatcaaatctgTGCAGTCCTATAAACATTGCGATACAGTCTTGCGACTCGAATTAGTGAGACACACGCAGAGCGAAAAGTCGAGACCAAAGAGACAACGGTCGGCAAAGTAATGGTGTAAGAGAAAACGGACTCTCACATGGCGTACTCTAAAAAGAGAAGAGTGGACagcgaaaacagagcttttaatcaagagtGCACAGGCTCTTACATGTTCATTCATCAGTTCAAACCCGTATGTCTCATATGTTCCGAGACGATTATTAACAGCGGCGATGTGAGGCGTCACTACGAGACGAAGCACAAACCTTTCGAGCAAACATACCCGCTCAAATCCGATCTGagggcacagaaaataaacgatccaagagcccaatatgatcgatCCACCAGAATCCTAACATATTCATTCACTGCCCAACAATGTGCTAACGATGTCCCCTTAAAATTGCTTGGATTTCGggtcaacacaaaaaaaaacatttactaaCGGAAGGGTTGTCAAGGAGAGCAAGAGTGCTGAAACCGTACTTgagggaaaacaaaaagaagagttttgtgaaaaaatcaatcaaatatctatgtatgcatgtgtctaCTTTGGTTAACTTTTTGTTGACGTTTTGAGAGCCTCAGCCTTGGTCAACAGCTCACCTTGTTCAATCAGAACCCATTCCAATTTGTTGAGactgttaaaatgtgaaatggggtttaaaaaagaaaaaaaaaattctaaaattaaGCACTTTATTTTAAGATGCACATTTTTCGAAAGCtctctgttatgtattttatttttgaatgcaGCCCCTactttacttgaaatgagaaaagaacctttatttgtacttattatttataattcctCCAGTTCCATGTGAAAATTGAGAATaaatattgttgaaatattatTGAATTGTACtttctttatttgatttgaCAGTCAGTTGTTGACTACAGACGTTAATACAACTACTAGACTACTACAATATATATGGCAGTGAATCATAACACAAGTTACACATTATGATGTTCCGGACCCTTACTTGAGGAACTTTTCTCCAGCTGGACCTCTTTGAATTTTAATTGAATACCCCTGTGATACACATTTAACATATAAATTTACTAAACAGTGTCAGgcacatttctgtttttctcttcataCCATGTCAGCAAAGTAGGTCATGCCAAGGCGGTAGGACTTGATGCCCTGATCAGCCATGATGTTGTGCTCCAGCACCAGTCCGCGGTTGCTGAGCCAGATCTGCCTGCGGTGAGCCTCCTCTGATGAAGAGTTGTAGGACTTTTCTGCCAATCAGAgcacaacataatttaaaaaaggaaaactatCAGTGATAAATAATTAATCGTTGAAATAAATTTCCAGTTAAGAGATTCCCCTTATTAGCTGGTATACAGTCTAACATTTAGTCAGATAAAAATCCCTTTACTTTATACATTTAGATGTTTGATTACCGTATATGTAAATAAGCACACATTACTCTTCAAATTGAGGCTGTACAGGCAGTATCTTCACAGAAAACCAACCAACACCTGCTGTATTTGACAACAGACCTCAATAAAAGAAATTAGTCTGATAAGAGTCTTTAGTGTCTCACCAAACTTGAGTTTCCAGTCGTGGAACTCCAGGTCCTCCGGAGAGATGCTGGCACAGCTGGCAACAgccagaacagcagcagcaaccagcagcagcttcatCCTGACCGACACACAAGAACAACGAGCACAGAAATCCTGTGTGACTTGCAGGAAACATTGGATGTCACATTCACTCTACCACTTGTATAATCTCTCTTATCtctatttcctggtttcttttaATCTGATTTTCACCATGAAACTGCTTCTGATTTTTAtgactttgtttcttctttgcAATAATACACCTGAAATATAGGAAGTGTGTGGGGGCttgtctatgtgtgtctgtctgtgctgttgCTTACCTGTGTCTATGTCGGTGTGTGCAGTGAAGGTTGAGGTTAAACCACCTGTAGGTAATGCAGGGCTGTGTCAGATAGTCACTTTTATATAGCTGACTACACTTATGACTTACATTGAAATAGCAAATGGGTGAGTTATGCATTATGAGTAGTTCATATGATCCCCTTCTTTTGGGAAACATATTGCTCTGTCAATGTAATGAGGGCATGATCAGTTGATGAGTTACTCATCAGTTTGTTGCTGAAtacaaaacacaatttaaaaaaaacagagcagttGACCAACAGCTctatgcatgtttttcttttctttttttgtctatCAAGCTCAAGTTTTACCCTGAAACTAAGTGATTCTGTATTTGTAAGTTACATGGACACAGTTGAATCTGTATGTGGtcttttgtaatgttttaacTCAATAGGTGTGTACTGCAATTGGAAATTTGTGAACACATAAAGCATGCCCCTCCGAGAATCGTCATCATATCAATGTTGAAGGGTTTGAGTGTCCCTGGTGAAACTGGGAGCTGTGTTGTTGAGGGCAATAGCCCCTGATAGGGTGAAATTGGTCCCTGGTGAGagtatttttttccaaatgttgCTCCCCAGCTGCCAGgaagccacacacacatttccaagGTCTCACTTAAAGTACTCATTCGGtctatttaccatttaccataaaaatatttattgacaTCACAATCCTCTTGgacacaaaaaatgtgaaatgacaaCACATTACAACATCCCATAATCATTTAGAAAGACCAAATTCAAAATATCTAAGAATGACACAAATAAAGAACTACAATGGAACATCATCAAATTCGAAGAACACAATCTTTGAGTCTGTTCAGATGTTGAACTGAAAAAATTCTGATATATTTTTTGAGAAATCCACaaaagattccttcataatgacAATTCATAGTATAGATTCATATGATCAGTAAAGGCACATTTAAAGATATGGATCACATTTAATTCAGCTATAGTAAATGCAATTTTAATATTTCCGaaaattattctttatttctttttttgtttagacACCTTGTTAGGaccaagaaaataaacagacaaatagtTTTGAATGTGAATTTGTATCTTGTAATCTATCATATGACTTCCACCAATGACCAGTCATATGACCCACTATCTTTGAGGTTGAGTGTTGGTCAGCGTAAGGTTTGTCTTACTGTTAATGGTGACTCAGCGCATGAACACCATATACACTGAGTATGGATAATGTCACGTACTAATTATGCTCACATCCTTATATCAATGTCTCTCCAGGTACAAAAGCTATTTGCAGTTGTTTTGGGAGGAATGCATACTGCCTATTAATAAACCCATACTGCCATCATTATCTGATAACTGCAACTACTAAGTGATAATACTGATCAGATGTTTGTGGATTTGATTTTAAACTATTCCTCTCACAGACATATGTTGATTTTTATCACAAGTGGCCATAGTGGAGTAAAAGACTTTGGAGAAACCCAGCTTCAATTTCTATTTAAATTCATAAAAGTGTTATTCATGGGGAAACGTTGTACATAATAATGGTGATAGTGCTGataattgacaaaaaaataagttgttttgtttttttgttaacatTGTTTTGTTATGAACACAGCAGGAGAGGGCAGCATTTCCATAGGCTTTGCCTATAAAGTACTTCTGTCCTTCATTGGTACATAAAGCTCCCACACTTATTTAATTTTATGCCTCTCATACAATAAATCtgttgtaaacatgtaaacatggcTATTATTAATGTTATGTTGGGTTTATTGAAATCTAATGAATATAATGTGACAATAGCCGTGGGTGCTTACAAACTATGGTGTACATCCTGGAGGATCCAGTGTGAAAAGGAAACCCTCAGGCCCAGTGACAATATTACTGTGAAAAGGCAGTAAGATGCTTGGCATGGGGAACTGAGAGGAATGCTATCGCTGGTAAACTCTTCTAATTTCATTACTCTACATGTTTCCTCAGCTTAGAGCCAATCACATAGTTGGCTGCTCTCTAGTGGGGGTCACACATAACATCCGCTAAATTGTGACAGTGGCCCAGACTGGCATACCTTAGCGCATAATCTGATTATCGGATCAATAACATAGTAACATTTGGTGCATAGCTGGGATGGCTGGCTTCTTCTCTGGTTACACATTGCTGGCATTCACCACTCGTTCCTATTTTATAGGTGACAAAGTGTGAATGCGAGCAAGAATTCAAATGGAAGGCCTTTTAAATACAGTGTAACCTTGACCACAACTGGCTGTGCTACTGTCTCTAGGACTCAAAAAGCTACTAAAATATCAACACACTCTGTATATCAGTGTGTAAAATCAGAGCTTGATCTCAAAGTGGCAAAGAAAGCCTCCATCAAGCCTGTATTCTCCATGAAGCCCAATACTGAGGTTTTAAAGTTTCTTCAAGCCAATACTAGTATTTTTTCTGGAAATATTTATCTCTCTCCATCCACCTATACTTaaaatttcttttaaatgatgTAGCTCAGATATAACTTTTAATAACATGCAAAGTACACATGTAAGAGATGTGGAAATTTAccatgaaaatatttattgacATCACAATCTTCTTgaacacaaaaatgtgaaatgactcaCAAGAAACATCTCA
This window harbors:
- the LOC137199477 gene encoding cathepsin L-like, which produces MKLLLVAAAVLAVASCASISPEDLEFHDWKLKFEKSYNSSSEEAHRRQIWLSNRGLVLEHNIMADQGIKSYRLGMTYFADMENEEYKLIYKGCLGLFNASVPRSGSDFIKLPEGADLPDYVDWRDKGYVTEVKNQKNCGSCWAFSATGSLEGQIFKKTGKLVSLSEQQLVDCSRDYGNMGCSGGWMHDAFRYIKENGGLDTEDSYPYEAKDGKCRYDPAKIGANCTGYVNVKSNDEDALRDAVATIGPVSVAIDASQPSFQLYKSGVYDEPHCQSSALNHAVLAVGYGTENGLDYWLVKNSWGLEWGDKGYIKMSRKKQNQCGIGSYAIYPQV